From Fimbriimonadaceae bacterium, the proteins below share one genomic window:
- the fdhF gene encoding formate dehydrogenase subunit alpha, with product MVSLVIDDRSVQVPEGTTLLQALRRAGLDVPTLCHDDRLKPSGACRLCMVELEGGREVSSCTTPAAEGMRVRTATPGLESQRKLMLQLLAETHPVEEPPGPKTPFGKLLDRYGVTPGGKPRRPASLKDATHPYLRIDMDRCVDCFRCVRICDEVQGQFVWRVWNRGDRTEIRLDQGANLQGSSCVSCGACADTCPTGAILDQHVLDRDTPATWTRTTCPYCGTGCEMDVAVQNGQIVQVRPRMDAPVNKGHLCVKGRYAHAFVHSSERALHPMIRTEAGWKNVTWDEALDTVARGLQGVLSESGPGSVGVLGSARATNEENYLAQKFARVVLGSNNVDCCARVCHGPTAAALKATLGTGAATNSFDDIERACGFLVCGANPTENHPIVGARIKQAVLAGARLVVIDPREIELARYADVHLPIRPGTNVAVLNAVANSILEQGLADEAYIRTRTAGFEEYVAFLEPWTPERAADLAGVSAEGIRQAARVYAEADPAMIFHGLGMTEHRQGTEGVECLVNLALLTGNVGKPGGGENPLRGQNNVQGSAHMGCEPSHLAGYTPLESAAALYEEIWGRPVPRERGMTWTEMLEASHDGSLKALWAIGYDVYLSNPDANRTAESLRKLDLLVVQDLFLNETARDFAHVFFPASSSFEKDGTFMNSERRVQRVRKCIEPLGDSLSDWEIICTLAAKMGFAKEFDYHDVRAIWNEVRKGWKAGAGISYERIESQGLQWPCTSEDHPGTTLLHEKTFSIGERATFIRSDYLPTTETTTEAFPFLLNTGRTLFQFNAGTMTGRTSNAVLRRTDTLDMAPGDAETLGIRTGETVRVVSRYGEALLPLRVDESIQPGTLFATFHDPKVFTNRLTSPNRDRQTGAFEYKVTAVRVEKA from the coding sequence GTGGTTTCCCTCGTAATCGACGATCGTTCCGTCCAGGTGCCTGAGGGCACAACCCTCCTTCAAGCCCTGCGCCGGGCCGGGCTCGACGTCCCCACCCTGTGCCACGACGACCGCCTCAAGCCCAGCGGCGCGTGCCGCCTGTGCATGGTCGAACTCGAAGGCGGACGCGAAGTCTCCTCCTGCACGACGCCCGCGGCCGAAGGCATGCGCGTGCGGACGGCCACTCCAGGCCTCGAGTCGCAACGCAAGCTGATGCTGCAGCTCCTGGCCGAGACGCACCCTGTGGAGGAGCCCCCCGGGCCCAAAACGCCGTTTGGCAAACTGCTCGATCGTTACGGAGTGACTCCGGGAGGCAAGCCGCGGCGCCCCGCCAGCCTGAAGGACGCCACGCATCCCTACCTCCGCATCGATATGGATCGCTGCGTCGACTGCTTCCGCTGCGTGCGGATCTGCGACGAGGTCCAGGGACAGTTCGTTTGGCGCGTGTGGAACCGTGGGGACCGCACCGAGATCCGGTTGGACCAGGGAGCGAACCTGCAGGGCAGCTCGTGCGTGAGCTGCGGCGCCTGCGCCGACACGTGTCCCACCGGCGCGATCCTCGACCAGCATGTCCTCGACCGCGATACCCCCGCCACGTGGACGCGCACGACGTGCCCGTACTGCGGCACCGGCTGCGAAATGGACGTCGCGGTCCAGAACGGACAGATCGTCCAGGTGCGCCCCAGGATGGACGCGCCGGTCAACAAAGGCCACCTGTGCGTCAAGGGGCGCTATGCCCACGCGTTCGTCCACTCGTCCGAACGCGCGCTGCATCCCATGATCCGAACGGAAGCGGGGTGGAAGAACGTGACCTGGGACGAAGCGCTGGACACCGTCGCCCGAGGACTGCAGGGCGTCCTGTCGGAGTCCGGGCCCGGCTCGGTCGGGGTGCTCGGTTCGGCCCGCGCCACGAACGAGGAGAACTACCTCGCCCAGAAGTTCGCACGCGTCGTGCTCGGGTCCAACAACGTGGATTGCTGCGCGCGCGTGTGCCACGGCCCGACTGCCGCCGCGCTCAAGGCCACCCTCGGAACCGGTGCCGCGACCAACTCGTTCGACGACATCGAGCGTGCCTGCGGGTTCCTCGTCTGCGGCGCCAACCCCACCGAGAACCACCCCATCGTCGGCGCGCGCATCAAACAGGCCGTGCTGGCCGGCGCGCGGCTCGTCGTGATCGATCCCCGCGAAATCGAGCTCGCACGGTACGCGGACGTCCACCTTCCGATCCGCCCCGGCACCAATGTCGCCGTTCTGAACGCCGTCGCCAATTCGATCCTGGAACAGGGTCTCGCCGACGAAGCGTACATCCGCACACGAACGGCCGGCTTCGAAGAGTACGTGGCCTTCCTCGAGCCGTGGACGCCCGAGCGCGCGGCCGACCTGGCCGGCGTGTCCGCCGAAGGCATCCGGCAGGCCGCCCGCGTCTACGCCGAGGCCGATCCCGCGATGATCTTCCACGGCCTCGGGATGACCGAACACCGGCAAGGGACCGAGGGGGTCGAGTGCCTCGTGAACCTCGCGCTCCTGACCGGGAACGTCGGCAAGCCCGGCGGCGGCGAAAATCCCCTTCGGGGCCAGAACAACGTGCAGGGCTCGGCGCACATGGGATGCGAACCTTCGCACCTGGCGGGATACACGCCCCTCGAAAGCGCCGCGGCGCTGTACGAGGAGATTTGGGGGCGCCCCGTGCCTCGCGAGCGCGGCATGACCTGGACCGAAATGTTGGAGGCGAGCCACGACGGCTCCCTCAAAGCCCTCTGGGCGATCGGGTACGACGTCTACCTCTCCAATCCGGATGCGAATCGTACGGCCGAAAGCCTGCGCAAGCTCGACCTCCTCGTCGTGCAAGATCTCTTCCTGAACGAGACCGCGCGCGACTTCGCCCACGTCTTCTTCCCCGCTTCCTCCTCCTTCGAGAAAGACGGGACGTTCATGAACTCCGAACGGAGAGTCCAGCGCGTGCGCAAGTGCATCGAACCGCTGGGCGACTCCCTTTCCGATTGGGAAATCATCTGCACGCTAGCGGCCAAGATGGGTTTCGCCAAGGAGTTCGACTACCACGATGTGCGCGCCATCTGGAACGAGGTGCGCAAGGGGTGGAAAGCCGGGGCGGGCATCTCGTACGAGCGGATCGAATCCCAAGGCCTTCAGTGGCCATGCACGAGCGAAGACCATCCCGGCACGACCCTCTTGCACGAGAAGACGTTCTCGATCGGCGAGCGCGCCACCTTCATCCGAAGCGACTACCTGCCGACGACCGAAACGACCACGGAGGCGTTCCCGTTCCTCCTCAACACGGGCCGCACCCTGTTCCAATTCAATGCGGGCACCATGACCGGCAGAACGAGCAACGCGGTGCTGCGGAGGACCGACACCCTCGATATGGCGCCCGGCGACGCCGAGACCCTCGGCATTCGGACCGGAGAGACGGTGCGCGTGGTCAGCCGGTATGGCGAGGCCCTGCTGCCGCTGCGGGTGGACGAATCCATCCAGCCGGGCACCCTGTTCGCCACGTTCCACGATCCGAAAGTCTTTACGAACCGACTCACCAGCCCGAACCGCGACCGGCAGACCGGCGCATTCGAGTACAAGGTCACCGCGGTTCGTGTGGAGAAAGCTTGA
- a CDS encoding NADH-quinone oxidoreductase subunit L has product MKQVLAGPEVDSFYHLHNIPMEHRLCRGLSCFAAQARNAERWSAAIAQEPPVFCLGKCYMAPASADDEAEPRVEVRSRVPIVLDGVAGNDQRPLDAYRAAGGYGGLEQALAHPPEWTLAQIETAQLRGRGGAGFPAGIKWRAVAKERSEIKHVVANADEGDHGSYIDRFVMERTPHRVLEALGIAAHAVGSQHATIYLRKEYPKAHTALVQAMDEAREAGWIGRPIPGYSFKFDIDLVIGEGSYVCGEETSLIRSIEHRRPEVMARPPFPTQKGLFGYPTLVNNVETLASVPWIAKHGGDAYAAMGTRTSRGTKAVSLNSLFARPGLYEVEFGMPLRWVFETLGGGFREGEMKAAIMGGPLAGVLKPEEFDTPLDFEAMRAVGASVGHGGVVAFDQSTRMVDLLAHVFAFGTNESCGKCTPCRLGSRRALDLLRKAQTQPLEKAETAELFALMDALRQTSLCGHGSGLGVFAQSVFAKFGEELEPWFPS; this is encoded by the coding sequence ATGAAACAGGTGCTCGCCGGTCCGGAGGTCGACTCCTTCTACCATCTCCACAACATCCCGATGGAGCACCGCCTGTGCAGGGGGCTCTCCTGTTTTGCGGCCCAAGCGCGCAACGCCGAGCGATGGTCCGCCGCCATCGCCCAAGAGCCGCCCGTCTTCTGCCTCGGCAAGTGCTACATGGCTCCCGCTTCGGCCGACGACGAGGCCGAGCCGCGGGTCGAAGTGCGCTCCCGAGTCCCCATCGTGCTCGACGGCGTCGCCGGCAACGATCAGCGGCCCCTCGATGCATACCGCGCCGCTGGCGGATACGGGGGCCTCGAGCAAGCGCTCGCCCACCCCCCCGAATGGACCCTGGCCCAAATCGAGACCGCCCAGTTGCGCGGACGTGGTGGAGCGGGTTTTCCCGCAGGCATCAAGTGGCGGGCGGTCGCGAAAGAGCGCTCCGAGATCAAACACGTCGTGGCCAACGCCGACGAAGGGGACCACGGGTCCTACATCGACCGCTTCGTCATGGAGCGCACCCCGCACCGCGTCCTCGAGGCGTTGGGCATCGCGGCCCACGCCGTCGGCTCCCAACACGCCACCATTTACCTCCGCAAGGAGTATCCCAAGGCCCATACGGCCCTCGTCCAAGCGATGGACGAGGCGCGCGAGGCGGGATGGATCGGGCGCCCGATTCCGGGCTACTCGTTCAAGTTCGACATCGACCTCGTCATCGGCGAGGGCAGCTACGTGTGCGGCGAGGAGACGTCCTTGATTCGCTCCATCGAACACCGCCGCCCCGAAGTCATGGCCCGACCCCCGTTCCCGACCCAGAAGGGGCTGTTCGGATACCCCACGCTGGTGAACAACGTCGAGACGCTCGCGAGTGTCCCATGGATTGCCAAGCACGGGGGCGACGCGTACGCGGCGATGGGCACGCGCACAAGCCGGGGCACGAAGGCCGTGTCCCTCAACTCGCTCTTTGCGCGACCCGGGCTGTACGAGGTCGAGTTCGGCATGCCGTTGCGCTGGGTCTTCGAGACGCTCGGGGGCGGATTTCGGGAAGGCGAAATGAAGGCCGCGATCATGGGAGGTCCCCTCGCCGGGGTCCTCAAACCCGAGGAGTTCGACACGCCGCTCGACTTCGAGGCGATGCGCGCCGTCGGAGCAAGCGTCGGCCACGGCGGGGTCGTCGCGTTCGACCAGTCGACGCGGATGGTGGACCTGCTCGCCCACGTCTTCGCGTTCGGCACCAACGAGTCGTGCGGAAAGTGCACGCCGTGCCGCCTCGGAAGCCGCCGCGCCCTCGATCTGTTGCGAAAGGCGCAGACCCAGCCGTTGGAGAAGGCGGAGACCGCCGAGCTGTTCGCCCTGATGGACGCCCTGCGCCAGACCAGCCTCTGCGGACATGGCTCGGGATTGGGCGTGTTCGCGCAGAGCGTGTTCGCCAAATTCGGCGAGGAGCTTGAACCGTGGTTTCCCTCGTAA
- a CDS encoding PAS domain S-box protein, with the protein MSERQASPAHMSTREKQILELAARGYTDAGMAQHLGISEATVSTYWGRVRTKIGPLNRAELVARFVRMEAIGVLDELRQSNESLRDQLRSAIREGPDNADLYRGIIEHAADAILLVDDRGRIQLANAAVEDVFGYPSSHLEGRWVNDLIPTRYHRAHDEHRATYHDEPARRRMGEHLATFARRSDGVEFLVAATLSLFEESGRRFVVCIVRPVVPS; encoded by the coding sequence ATGAGCGAGCGTCAGGCTTCTCCAGCGCATATGTCGACGCGGGAGAAGCAGATTCTCGAGTTGGCTGCGCGAGGCTACACGGATGCGGGCATGGCCCAACACCTCGGGATCAGCGAGGCGACGGTCAGCACCTACTGGGGCCGGGTCCGAACGAAAATCGGTCCGCTGAACCGCGCCGAGCTCGTGGCGCGCTTCGTTCGAATGGAGGCCATTGGCGTTCTCGACGAGCTGCGGCAAAGCAACGAGTCCTTGCGCGACCAACTCCGCTCCGCCATTCGCGAAGGTCCCGACAACGCCGACCTCTATCGCGGCATCATCGAGCATGCGGCCGACGCCATTCTTCTCGTGGACGACAGGGGTCGCATCCAACTGGCCAACGCCGCGGTCGAGGACGTGTTCGGCTACCCCAGCAGCCATCTCGAGGGCCGTTGGGTCAACGATCTCATCCCCACGCGCTACCACAGGGCCCACGACGAACACCGAGCCACCTACCACGACGAGCCCGCGCGGCGCAGGATGGGGGAACATCTCGCCACCTTCGCCCGGCGAAGCGACGGCGTCGAGTTCTTGGTCGCCGCCACGCTCTCCCTCTTCGAGGAGTCTGGGCGTCGATTCGTCGTGTGCATCGTGCGTCCCGTCGTCCCATCCTAA
- a CDS encoding formate--tetrahydrofolate ligase codes for MSATSQAPTNLDIAQQATLRDIRDIAGEAGLGKEDYEPLGYHKAKLTTEKVRSLATSAKTGKLILVTAVSPTPAGEGKTTVVVGLTQGLRRLEHSAICSLREPALGPIFGIKGGACGGGYSQVLPMEDINLFFTGDFPAITAAHNLLSALLDAHLHNGNELGIDPRVEMWPRTIDMNDRALRHVVVGLGGRNNGYAREDGFVITPASEIMAILCLSESLEDLKERLGSIVVGVTHKKLPIFARDLQAHGAMTALLRTAIRPNLVQTMEGGAALVHGGPFGNIAHGCSSLVATRSALGLADYTITEAGFGSDLGAEKFLNIVCPRLGRGPDAIVLVATVRSAMHHGDGSLEAGAANLLRHIRHLRHYGPPIVVAVNRRAEDTDDEIQRLIDLCEAEGVRAVAADPWNGGGAGCEALGRAVVELADEPSTFKPLYQSGDNAVDKLQAIVSKAYGGAEVELSDIAKRHLAWAEKHGFGGFSICVAKTQYSLSDDPERLNAPEGFTVHVRDIHISAGSRFLVAMCGEIMLMPGLGKSPAAFRIDVDADGQITGLF; via the coding sequence ATGAGCGCAACGTCACAAGCACCGACCAACCTCGACATCGCCCAACAAGCCACGCTTCGCGACATCCGCGACATCGCGGGGGAGGCGGGACTTGGCAAGGAGGACTACGAACCTCTTGGCTACCACAAGGCCAAGTTGACGACGGAGAAGGTGCGGTCCCTCGCGACCTCGGCCAAGACCGGCAAGCTGATCCTGGTCACGGCCGTCAGTCCCACACCCGCCGGCGAAGGCAAGACCACGGTGGTCGTCGGCCTCACCCAGGGGCTGCGGCGTTTGGAGCACTCGGCGATCTGCTCCCTCCGCGAGCCCGCGCTCGGTCCGATCTTCGGCATCAAGGGCGGGGCGTGCGGCGGCGGGTACAGCCAGGTGCTCCCGATGGAGGACATCAACCTGTTCTTTACAGGCGACTTTCCCGCGATCACCGCGGCGCACAACCTCCTGAGCGCGCTTCTGGACGCCCATCTGCACAACGGCAACGAACTGGGCATCGACCCGCGCGTCGAAATGTGGCCGCGCACGATCGACATGAACGACCGGGCTTTGCGCCACGTCGTGGTCGGGCTGGGCGGACGCAACAACGGCTATGCGCGCGAAGACGGTTTCGTCATCACACCGGCGAGCGAGATCATGGCGATCCTCTGCCTGTCGGAGTCGCTCGAGGACCTGAAGGAGCGGCTCGGGTCCATCGTCGTGGGCGTCACCCACAAGAAGTTGCCCATTTTTGCCCGCGACCTCCAGGCACACGGGGCGATGACGGCCCTGTTGCGGACCGCGATCCGGCCCAATCTCGTGCAGACGATGGAGGGCGGGGCGGCGCTCGTCCACGGCGGACCGTTCGGCAACATTGCCCACGGCTGCTCCTCGCTGGTCGCGACGCGCTCGGCGCTGGGATTGGCCGACTACACGATCACCGAGGCGGGATTCGGTTCGGACCTGGGCGCCGAGAAGTTCCTCAACATCGTCTGCCCGCGACTGGGCCGCGGCCCCGATGCGATCGTCCTGGTCGCGACCGTGCGCTCGGCGATGCACCATGGCGACGGCAGCCTGGAGGCCGGCGCCGCGAATCTGCTGCGACACATCCGCCACCTACGCCACTACGGACCGCCCATCGTGGTGGCGGTGAACCGACGGGCCGAAGACACGGACGACGAGATCCAGCGCCTGATCGATCTGTGCGAGGCCGAAGGCGTTCGCGCGGTGGCCGCCGACCCGTGGAACGGGGGCGGCGCCGGATGCGAGGCCCTCGGCAGGGCGGTCGTCGAGCTCGCGGACGAGCCCTCGACCTTCAAGCCGCTGTACCAAAGCGGGGACAACGCCGTGGACAAGCTCCAGGCGATCGTCAGCAAGGCGTACGGGGGAGCGGAGGTGGAGCTTTCGGACATCGCCAAGCGACACCTGGCCTGGGCCGAAAAGCACGGATTCGGCGGCTTCTCGATCTGCGTCGCGAAGACGCAGTACAGCCTCTCCGACGATCCCGAACGGCTGAACGCGCCCGAAGGGTTCACCGTCCACGTGCGCGACATCCACATCTCGGCCGGCTCTCGGTTCCTGGTGGCGATGTGCGGCGAAATCATGCTGATGCCCGGCCTGGGAAAGAGCCCCGCGGCCTTCCGCATCGATGTCGATGCCGACGGACAGATCACCGGCCTGTTCTGA
- a CDS encoding site-2 protease family protein, whose amino-acid sequence MDELQSGNAPTPRAASMRWSASIGKVLGIDLRIHAAFPLLLVWAGWTGYALRSSWADAREAVVFVLLLFAVVILHELGHAMAARRYGIETRDITMLPIGGLARLERMPEDPKQELVIALAGPAVNVLLAVPLAAIVILGGASLGANPELVGQWSIWERLLATNIVLAVFNMVPAFPMDGGRVLRALMAMRMPYVQATNVAAAIGQGFAILMGFAGLVLNPFLILIAVFVWIGAAQEAMGVRFRAAFQGVRVSDVMVRSFQTLNADAPLAEATTLLMTGFQAEFPVMEEGRVVGCLTKNDLVRGLSESEGRGTVAQFATREICLAHASEPLIDALKRLDQDACRVMPVVDFGGTLVGLLTPDNIAEFLMVHSAGAKPLPQSDDPQWQL is encoded by the coding sequence GTGGACGAACTCCAATCGGGCAACGCTCCAACCCCTCGCGCCGCATCGATGCGTTGGAGCGCCTCGATCGGGAAAGTGCTGGGCATCGACCTGCGCATTCACGCGGCGTTTCCGCTTCTTCTCGTATGGGCCGGCTGGACGGGCTACGCCCTCCGCTCGAGTTGGGCCGACGCCCGCGAAGCCGTGGTGTTCGTCCTGCTGCTGTTCGCCGTAGTCATCCTCCACGAGCTCGGACACGCGATGGCGGCGCGGCGCTACGGCATCGAGACGCGCGACATCACGATGCTCCCGATCGGGGGCTTGGCACGCCTCGAACGCATGCCCGAAGATCCCAAGCAGGAGTTGGTGATCGCACTTGCGGGTCCCGCGGTGAACGTGCTGCTCGCCGTTCCGCTCGCGGCGATCGTGATCCTGGGCGGGGCCTCGCTGGGGGCCAACCCCGAGCTCGTCGGCCAATGGTCGATCTGGGAGCGGCTGCTCGCCACGAACATCGTGCTCGCGGTGTTCAACATGGTCCCCGCGTTCCCCATGGACGGTGGGCGGGTGCTGCGCGCCCTGATGGCCATGCGCATGCCGTACGTGCAGGCTACCAACGTGGCGGCGGCGATCGGACAGGGATTCGCGATCCTCATGGGCTTCGCCGGGCTCGTCCTCAATCCGTTCCTCATTCTCATCGCCGTGTTCGTGTGGATCGGCGCAGCCCAGGAGGCGATGGGCGTTCGGTTCCGCGCGGCGTTTCAAGGGGTGCGAGTCAGCGACGTGATGGTGCGCTCGTTCCAGACTCTGAACGCCGATGCCCCCCTCGCCGAGGCAACCACCCTCTTGATGACCGGATTTCAAGCGGAGTTCCCCGTCATGGAAGAGGGACGCGTCGTGGGCTGCCTGACGAAGAACGACCTGGTGCGCGGGCTCTCCGAATCCGAGGGCCGCGGCACCGTCGCCCAATTCGCCACACGCGAGATCTGCCTCGCGCACGCCAGCGAACCGCTGATCGATGCCTTGAAGCGCCTCGACCAGGATGCGTGCCGCGTCATGCCCGTGGTGGATTTCGGGGGGACCCTCGTGGGGTTGCTCACACCGGACAACATCGCCGAGTTCCTGATGGTCCACTCCGCGGGTGCGAAACCCCTGCCGCAGAGCGACGATCCCCAGTGGCAGCTTTGA
- a CDS encoding cysteine synthase family protein, translating into MGNPEAYSKSVAGETPLVELDGVFAKLECVNPTGSIKDRIVRTILDESERNGTLRPGMRIVEATSGNTGIALAHYGREKGYAVTIVMPEDMTEERKERIRAAGAELVLCSKEGSFAEAVAIRDRLAEDPNVFCPDQFSNPLNIDCHDQTTGAEVLRQLPAGRKVGAFVAGVGTGGSLIGVARALRRRFPEVEIVAVEPEESAVLSGGEAGRHRIFGIGDGFVPDLVRDENNELLDPMITSVERVSSATALAAAAELRAEHGLCVGISSGANYVASLRLRERHDTVVTLFADGYEKYASHGLCAATDPECPFASLCAASEPPLEGNP; encoded by the coding sequence ATGGGCAACCCAGAGGCGTACAGCAAATCCGTCGCGGGCGAAACCCCGCTGGTCGAACTCGACGGCGTGTTCGCCAAACTGGAGTGCGTCAACCCCACCGGGAGCATCAAAGACCGAATCGTGCGCACGATCCTCGACGAGAGCGAGCGCAACGGCACGCTTCGACCCGGCATGCGGATCGTCGAGGCCACGAGCGGCAACACGGGAATCGCCCTCGCCCACTATGGCCGGGAGAAGGGGTATGCGGTCACGATCGTCATGCCCGAGGACATGACCGAGGAGCGCAAGGAGCGGATCCGAGCGGCCGGCGCCGAACTCGTGCTGTGCTCGAAGGAGGGCAGCTTCGCCGAAGCCGTCGCCATTCGCGACCGCCTCGCCGAGGACCCAAACGTCTTCTGTCCCGACCAGTTTTCCAACCCTCTGAACATCGACTGCCACGACCAGACCACCGGCGCCGAGGTTCTCCGGCAGCTCCCCGCAGGCCGGAAGGTGGGCGCCTTCGTGGCCGGCGTCGGAACCGGCGGTTCGCTCATCGGCGTCGCCCGTGCCCTTCGAAGGCGTTTCCCGGAGGTGGAGATCGTCGCGGTCGAACCCGAAGAGTCCGCCGTCCTCTCCGGAGGCGAGGCGGGACGCCACCGCATCTTCGGCATCGGCGATGGGTTCGTCCCCGACCTTGTGCGCGACGAGAACAACGAACTTCTCGATCCGATGATCACCTCGGTCGAGCGCGTGAGTTCGGCGACGGCGCTCGCGGCGGCCGCCGAGCTGCGCGCGGAACACGGCCTCTGCGTCGGTATCTCTTCGGGTGCCAACTACGTAGCCTCGCTTCGATTGCGCGAGCGGCACGACACCGTCGTGACGCTCTTCGCCGACGGCTACGAGAAGTACGCCTCGCACGGGCTGTGTGCCGCCACGGATCCGGAATGCCCCTTCGCCTCTCTGTGCGCCGCATCGGAGCCTCCCTTGGAGGGCAACCCATGA
- a CDS encoding alkene reductase, with protein MNTLFQPLLVGGLELPNRLAMAPMTRSRANADGTQTPMAVEYYRQRADAGLLITEAVAVSHEGRGYPNIPGLWMPEHETVWREVARAVHASGGRVFMQLFHTGRIGHSSLLPGLPQGPSAVAPEGKVMDASFAMRPYETPAAMDAAAIRNAVDAFRIAAGRAVALGMDGVELHAANGYLIDQFLRDGANRRDDGYGGSIVKRMRFLVEVVEAVRTEIGSDRIGVRISPWSGFNSMADSDPDALFQQVARKLDLMGIAYLHLIEKGEWNEERTEATDMIRTAFSGPLMANSGYTPQRAIEAIREGRADLVSFGVPYLANPDLVFRVLHGEALNPANSSTFYGGGAEGYLDYPILEPARR; from the coding sequence ATGAACACCCTCTTCCAGCCTCTGCTCGTCGGTGGCCTCGAGCTGCCCAATCGACTCGCCATGGCGCCGATGACGCGCAGCCGCGCGAACGCCGACGGCACGCAAACGCCCATGGCTGTGGAGTACTACCGCCAGCGCGCGGACGCCGGCCTCCTCATCACGGAGGCCGTTGCCGTTTCCCACGAAGGGAGGGGTTACCCCAACATTCCCGGGCTCTGGATGCCCGAGCACGAGACGGTCTGGCGCGAGGTCGCGCGGGCCGTGCACGCATCGGGTGGACGGGTCTTCATGCAGCTCTTCCACACCGGGCGCATCGGACACAGCTCCCTGCTGCCAGGCCTGCCCCAAGGGCCCAGCGCCGTTGCTCCCGAGGGCAAGGTCATGGACGCCTCGTTCGCCATGCGCCCCTACGAAACCCCGGCTGCGATGGACGCGGCGGCCATTCGCAACGCGGTCGATGCGTTTCGGATCGCGGCGGGTCGCGCCGTCGCCTTAGGCATGGACGGTGTGGAGCTTCACGCGGCCAACGGCTACCTCATCGATCAGTTTTTGCGCGACGGCGCGAACCGGAGGGACGACGGCTACGGCGGCTCGATCGTGAAGCGCATGCGGTTCCTCGTCGAGGTGGTCGAGGCCGTCCGCACCGAGATCGGTTCGGACCGGATCGGCGTCCGCATCTCTCCGTGGAGCGGCTTCAACTCGATGGCCGACTCCGACCCCGATGCCCTCTTCCAGCAGGTCGCGCGCAAGCTGGACCTCATGGGCATCGCCTACCTCCACCTGATCGAGAAAGGCGAGTGGAACGAGGAACGCACCGAAGCGACCGACATGATTCGGACCGCCTTCTCGGGCCCGTTGATGGCCAACTCCGGTTACACGCCCCAGCGGGCCATCGAGGCGATCCGGGAGGGCCGCGCAGACCTCGTGAGCTTCGGCGTTCCGTATCTCGCCAACCCGGACCTTGTGTTTCGCGTGCTGCACGGAGAGGCGCTGAACCCAGCCAACTCGTCCACGTTCTACGGAGGAGGAGCCGAGGGATACCTCGACTATCCCATCCTGGAACCCGCGCGCCGCTAG